One genomic region from Pseudoduganella lutea encodes:
- a CDS encoding beta strand repeat-containing protein, which translates to MTARGDAGDDLFDIVNSIEGDIIAISGGAGRDTVHFERVGRGIATITGFATGAGGDWIDLSAVVEHMLYQGYSGGNPFAPGGPFRLSQSGADTVIDVMQDNGIFWRMIVLKNVRATALTGDNFVGGYLPDGSVMPGLVLAGDGNGNYLGGGINDDSITGLGGGDVLDGSGGSDTLDGGGDNDSLSGGGGNDLLLGGSDGDDLRGGAGNDSLLGGSGADKLEDGTGADSIDGEGGNDVITVTLDGVTDTVLGGDGNDTITILAVSDSRTAGAMIVDGGAGADVFVLASAGGTLALRGGEGRDTYQLGSDSRNTMIAIADFATGPGGDVFDVSDLLRKYSEAYDYPGGNPFDPAHPFVRLVQSNADTLLQARQGSGAEAPWYTLARLENTLATALTADNFKQGLHPDGSAVAGIAFAGDDGKDWHEGTMFNDTLNGNGGNDTMMGGPGGDVLDGGAGDDLLSGNAGDDTLAGGAGNDTLSGDNSRLDGGDGADSLSTVLSPGSRHQLAGGAGDDLLKIRSYRASTGSMVEADGGAGADVFVLETDNAASIVLTGGGGADRFMWPPTGFDGTFVITDFGADDVIDIEMMVLGAYAYYGQGGNPFATEGGMLRVMQQGSDTLVQHRAVGSEFRTVFTLRDTDATSLTAANFSGYSPDGAGVPGEVLSGTGMLKGTLRDDTITSGAGNDSVFGSGGNDLVHGGGAVDTLEGGYGNDTLHGDEGNDWLMGDAGNDVLHGGVGNDTLGGGHDMLNGQDGDDLLDGGDGNDSIRSSAGTGTDTDTLRGGAGDDFLVASTNAVLEGGDGNDTLSTHDDYSSRPSPGITMTGGAGSDLFILENMVWWKGVTALTITDFEAGPGGDRLDFSGLLWSSAHWTDPFSHDFRWVQDGSDALLQRSDGLDTYITRIILRNTDATQVGQDNYVGITRQGSGMLDGTPGRDSLTGSDNFDHLDGGLGVDTLVGGSGSDQYTDMNAEDVIVELADGGFDTVITGVTYTLPDEIERGVLDGAGTLTGNAKDNFLTALTGAATLAGAGGDDGLAGSAGDDLLQGGDGNDTLEGNAGDDMLEAGTGHDSVVGGGGNDTLVLLGALADYSVRGTSLGVHLVNAATNEDIIADNIDWLRFTDGARRVTELVPGTESGDDITGTDGNDTLDGQGGADTMHGGAGDDTYIVDNEGDVVEEDWSDLADTVQIAFTKAGSYVLAQGVENAVVTAPDNIAVAIIGNGLDNGLTGNGAANHLAGGTGWDTLDGGAGNDTMVGGDGYDVYFVDSQGDVVIDTDDGMVIVENLASYTLGANLHDLRYWGTGAFTGKGNALDNTLQGGSGDDKLDGAAGNDRLYSSLGNDTLQGGVGNDTMTVRKSTGNMLFDGGTGTDVVEYAWNLAEVRITRPAENDVLVTHIATGATILARNAESFRFADTTLSLAAIRAAAAGPGADALKGTEAGDYLDGMGGNDQLWGFGGNDTLDGGTGSDKLAGGMGNDTYVVDATGDKITELAGQGTDTVSTKLAKYTLGAHLENLTYTGTTAFAGTGNAFDNVIAAGFGNDTIDGAAGKDRYVIDGDFADFQRQSPNDKDLVLVKGTQKITLRNIEEVEFSDGVKTLAQLQVNVASQGNDTLTGTDGDDQINGLAGADQLTGGKGDDAYFLDNVGDTVIELANGGIDTVNIGIAAKLTYTLGANIEHATITSTAVIHLVGNAEDNTLTGNAAANMLTGGAGNDTLVGGKGNDTLDGGAGDDVYSVDAAGDKVLEAADGGYDIVETTATKYTLAANVEELRFTGKAAFTGMGNALDNVILGGTGNDKLTGGLGADTFVIGAGNDTITDFVSGTDHLAVAGKIGNGNLVIDDAAIRDATGGFSSDAELVIFTQNVSSLTTTNAAKAIGNAREAYAKGDTALFALHSGNTTAVYLFTSSDNDAVVSKGELQQIATLTGVQLVSVDDFH; encoded by the coding sequence GTGACGGCGCGTGGCGACGCGGGCGACGATCTGTTCGACATCGTGAACTCGATCGAGGGCGACATCATCGCCATTTCTGGCGGCGCGGGGCGCGACACGGTCCATTTCGAGCGGGTCGGGCGCGGCATCGCCACCATCACCGGTTTCGCCACCGGGGCCGGTGGCGACTGGATCGATCTGTCGGCCGTGGTGGAACACATGCTTTACCAGGGATATTCGGGCGGCAATCCGTTCGCGCCAGGCGGCCCGTTCCGGCTGTCGCAGTCGGGTGCCGATACCGTGATCGATGTAATGCAGGACAACGGCATATTCTGGCGAATGATCGTGCTGAAGAATGTGCGCGCCACGGCGCTGACGGGCGATAATTTCGTCGGCGGCTACCTGCCGGACGGCAGCGTGATGCCGGGGCTGGTATTGGCCGGCGACGGAAACGGCAATTACCTGGGCGGCGGGATCAACGACGACAGCATCACGGGACTCGGCGGGGGCGATGTGCTGGACGGCTCGGGCGGATCCGACACGCTCGATGGCGGTGGCGACAACGATTCCCTGTCGGGTGGCGGCGGCAACGACCTTCTGCTGGGCGGCAGCGACGGCGACGACTTGCGCGGTGGCGCAGGCAATGACAGCCTGCTGGGAGGTAGCGGCGCCGACAAGCTGGAAGACGGCACGGGCGCGGACAGCATCGATGGCGAAGGCGGCAACGACGTCATTACCGTTACGCTCGATGGCGTCACCGACACCGTGCTTGGCGGCGACGGCAACGACACCATCACCATTCTGGCCGTGTCCGACTCGCGTACTGCCGGTGCCATGATCGTCGACGGCGGCGCGGGCGCCGATGTCTTCGTGCTGGCATCCGCTGGCGGCACCCTGGCCTTGCGGGGCGGCGAGGGGCGGGATACCTACCAGCTCGGCAGCGATTCCCGCAACACCATGATCGCGATCGCCGATTTCGCGACCGGTCCGGGCGGCGACGTCTTCGATGTCAGTGACCTGTTGCGCAAATATTCCGAAGCATACGACTACCCGGGCGGCAATCCGTTCGACCCGGCACACCCTTTCGTGCGCCTCGTGCAAAGCAACGCGGACACCCTGCTGCAAGCCCGCCAGGGTAGCGGTGCGGAAGCGCCCTGGTACACGCTGGCGCGACTGGAGAACACCCTTGCGACCGCGCTGACGGCCGACAACTTTAAGCAGGGCCTGCATCCCGATGGCAGCGCCGTGGCCGGCATCGCATTCGCTGGCGATGATGGTAAAGACTGGCACGAGGGCACCATGTTCAACGATACGTTGAACGGCAACGGCGGCAATGACACCATGATGGGCGGGCCGGGGGGCGACGTGCTGGATGGCGGCGCCGGCGACGACTTGCTGTCGGGCAATGCCGGTGACGATACGCTGGCCGGTGGCGCCGGGAACGATACGCTGAGCGGCGACAACTCCCGTTTGGACGGCGGGGATGGCGCGGACAGTCTCAGTACCGTACTGAGCCCGGGTTCCCGCCACCAACTGGCAGGTGGCGCGGGCGACGACTTGCTCAAGATACGGAGCTACCGGGCAAGCACCGGAAGCATGGTCGAAGCGGATGGGGGCGCTGGTGCGGACGTGTTCGTGCTGGAGACCGACAATGCTGCGTCGATCGTACTTACGGGCGGCGGCGGCGCCGACAGGTTCATGTGGCCGCCGACCGGCTTCGACGGCACTTTCGTCATCACCGATTTCGGTGCGGATGACGTGATCGACATCGAGATGATGGTACTCGGGGCATACGCTTACTACGGGCAGGGCGGCAACCCGTTCGCCACAGAGGGCGGCATGCTGCGTGTCATGCAGCAGGGCAGTGACACGCTGGTCCAGCACCGCGCAGTCGGCAGCGAGTTCAGGACGGTCTTCACGTTGCGCGATACGGACGCGACCAGCCTCACGGCAGCCAATTTCTCGGGCTACAGCCCGGATGGTGCCGGGGTGCCCGGCGAGGTGCTGAGCGGCACCGGCATGTTGAAAGGCACTCTCCGGGACGATACGATCACCAGCGGTGCGGGCAACGACAGCGTGTTCGGCTCGGGTGGCAATGACCTGGTGCACGGCGGCGGCGCGGTCGATACGCTGGAAGGCGGTTATGGCAATGACACGCTGCATGGCGACGAGGGCAACGACTGGCTGATGGGCGATGCCGGCAACGACGTGCTGCATGGCGGCGTCGGTAACGACACGCTGGGCGGCGGTCATGACATGCTGAATGGCCAGGATGGCGACGACCTGCTCGATGGCGGCGACGGCAACGATTCGATCCGCTCCAGCGCGGGCACCGGCACCGACACCGACACACTGCGCGGCGGCGCCGGCGACGACTTCCTCGTGGCATCGACGAATGCCGTGCTTGAAGGCGGCGACGGCAACGATACGCTGTCCACCCACGACGACTACTCGTCACGGCCGTCGCCGGGCATTACCATGACCGGCGGCGCGGGAAGCGACCTGTTCATCCTGGAAAACATGGTCTGGTGGAAAGGCGTGACCGCGCTCACGATCACCGATTTCGAGGCCGGCCCCGGCGGTGACCGGCTCGATTTTTCGGGCCTTCTCTGGTCGTCGGCCCACTGGACGGATCCGTTCTCGCACGACTTCCGCTGGGTACAGGACGGGAGCGACGCACTGCTGCAGAGGAGCGACGGTCTCGACACTTACATCACGAGGATCATCCTGCGCAATACCGATGCCACGCAGGTCGGCCAGGACAATTACGTCGGCATCACACGACAAGGTTCGGGCATGCTGGACGGCACGCCCGGCCGCGATTCGCTGACCGGTTCGGACAATTTCGACCACCTCGATGGAGGTCTCGGCGTCGATACGCTGGTGGGCGGCTCAGGCAGCGACCAGTACACCGACATGAATGCCGAAGACGTGATCGTGGAACTGGCGGACGGCGGTTTCGACACGGTCATCACCGGCGTGACGTACACGCTGCCGGATGAAATCGAGCGTGGCGTGCTGGACGGCGCGGGCACGTTGACCGGCAACGCCAAGGACAATTTCCTGACGGCGCTGACAGGTGCCGCCACGCTGGCCGGCGCGGGCGGTGACGATGGCCTGGCCGGCAGCGCGGGAGACGACCTGCTGCAAGGTGGCGATGGCAACGACACCCTGGAGGGCAACGCCGGCGACGATATGCTGGAGGCGGGCACGGGACACGACAGCGTGGTGGGCGGCGGCGGCAACGACACGCTCGTGCTCCTGGGCGCGCTGGCCGATTATTCGGTGCGCGGCACATCGCTGGGCGTGCACCTGGTGAACGCGGCAACGAACGAGGACATCATCGCCGACAACATCGACTGGCTGCGGTTCACCGATGGCGCAAGGCGCGTGACCGAACTCGTGCCAGGCACCGAGAGCGGCGACGACATCACGGGCACTGACGGCAACGACACGCTCGACGGGCAGGGCGGCGCAGACACGATGCACGGCGGCGCCGGCGACGATACCTACATTGTCGACAACGAAGGCGACGTGGTCGAGGAAGACTGGAGCGACCTGGCCGATACGGTGCAGATCGCCTTTACCAAAGCGGGCAGCTATGTGCTGGCGCAAGGCGTGGAAAATGCCGTGGTCACCGCACCGGACAATATTGCCGTCGCCATCATCGGCAATGGGCTCGACAACGGGCTGACCGGTAACGGCGCCGCCAACCACCTGGCGGGCGGCACGGGCTGGGACACGCTCGACGGCGGTGCCGGCAACGACACGATGGTCGGCGGCGACGGGTATGACGTCTATTTCGTCGATTCCCAGGGCGATGTGGTCATCGATACGGATGACGGCATGGTCATCGTCGAAAACCTGGCGTCGTACACGCTGGGCGCCAACCTGCACGACTTGCGGTACTGGGGTACCGGTGCATTCACCGGCAAGGGCAATGCACTCGACAACACATTGCAGGGCGGGTCGGGCGACGACAAGCTCGACGGCGCCGCGGGCAACGACCGCCTTTACTCTTCGCTGGGCAACGACACACTGCAGGGCGGCGTCGGGAACGATACGATGACCGTGCGCAAGAGCACCGGCAACATGCTGTTCGACGGCGGCACCGGCACCGATGTCGTGGAATATGCCTGGAACCTGGCGGAAGTCCGCATCACGCGTCCCGCCGAAAACGATGTGCTGGTCACGCACATCGCGACGGGCGCCACGATCCTCGCCCGCAATGCGGAAAGCTTCCGGTTCGCCGACACCACGCTCTCGCTGGCCGCTATCCGCGCCGCCGCTGCCGGCCCCGGCGCCGACGCACTGAAGGGCACGGAAGCCGGCGACTATCTCGATGGCATGGGCGGCAACGACCAGCTGTGGGGCTTTGGCGGCAACGATACCCTCGATGGCGGCACGGGTTCCGACAAGCTGGCTGGCGGCATGGGCAACGACACGTATGTCGTCGACGCGACCGGCGACAAGATCACCGAACTGGCCGGCCAGGGCACCGATACCGTCAGCACGAAGCTGGCGAAATACACGCTGGGCGCTCATCTCGAGAATCTCACGTACACCGGCACCACCGCATTCGCCGGCACCGGCAACGCATTCGACAACGTGATCGCCGCCGGCTTCGGCAACGACACGATCGATGGCGCGGCCGGCAAGGACCGGTACGTGATCGACGGCGATTTTGCCGACTTCCAGCGCCAGAGCCCGAACGATAAGGATCTCGTGCTGGTGAAGGGCACGCAGAAGATCACGCTGAGGAACATCGAAGAGGTGGAGTTCAGCGATGGTGTCAAGACGCTGGCCCAGCTCCAGGTCAACGTGGCAAGCCAGGGCAATGACACGCTCACCGGCACCGATGGCGATGACCAGATCAACGGCCTGGCCGGCGCCGACCAGCTCACGGGCGGCAAGGGCGACGACGCCTACTTCCTCGACAACGTGGGCGACACCGTCATCGAGCTGGCGAATGGGGGCATCGACACGGTCAACATCGGCATCGCGGCAAAGCTCACTTACACGCTCGGCGCGAACATCGAGCACGCGACGATCACGTCCACCGCGGTAATCCACCTGGTGGGCAATGCCGAAGACAACACGCTGACCGGCAACGCCGCCGCCAACATGCTGACCGGCGGCGCGGGCAACGACACCCTCGTCGGCGGCAAGGGCAACGATACGCTGGACGGTGGTGCCGGCGACGACGTGTATTCCGTCGACGCGGCCGGCGACAAAGTGCTGGAAGCGGCCGACGGCGGTTACGACATCGTCGAAACGACGGCCACGAAATACACGCTGGCAGCCAACGTGGAGGAACTGCGCTTCACGGGCAAGGCCGCGTTCACAGGCATGGGCAACGCCCTGGATAACGTCATCCTCGGCGGAACGGGCAATGACAAGCTGACCGGCGGTCTTGGCGCCGACACGTTCGTGATCGGTGCCGGCAACGACACGATCACCGATTTCGTCAGCGGCACCGACCATCTCGCCGTTGCTGGCAAGATCGGCAACGGCAACCTGGTCATCGACGATGCGGCGATCCGCGATGCGACGGGCGGCTTCTCGTCCGACGCAGAACTGGTGATCTTCACGCAGAACGTGTCGAGCCTGACGACGACCAATGCGGCCAAGGCCATCGGCAACGCCAGAGAGGCCTATGCAAAAGGGGACACGGCGCTGTTCGCTCTGCACAGTGGCAACACCACGGCCGTGTACCTGTTCACCAGCAGCGACAACGATGCGGTAGTGAGCAAGGGTGAGCTGCAGCAGATCGCCACGCTGACCGGCGTGCAGCTCGTTTCCGTCGACGATTTCCATTGA